TGAAGCTACAGCACAAAGTCCATCGATAGGAAACAAgttatttatagttttatcgatatttgctgcaataccattttttttgggaattgcttataaggtaaataatataatatttaaaaattattttcattatatatatgtaaaagttaacaaataaatcatatgtttcttaacattttatattagtattcgttatttggatttcgtaAACGAACCCAAAAACaccatttaagagaaaatttaaaaaaataaagaagaaaatggataattaatataagatTCGAAGAGTAATGGTTAtctcaggaatagtaataatggttgatatattttaagaaattgtctatttgaaaataaataatttttgaacATAATTATTGGGTCTATaagaataattaaatattatgttcaataatatataatgttatatatgtatagttataatatttttatattgttttttcacaatttttatatagtttttatgttgtgggtcaggGTTGAGGTTTCGTTTATGGAACCCATATTTAGGTTAGGGTTAAAtgttatattgcatttaattttgaataattttttataatttgataacatttattagtttaaagatttgttttaaatatatatataagaaagaagttattaaaaatatgtataggaGAAGTTGGATTTTTTATGATTTCTAATCAgtctaaatatataagagAAAAAGTTAGGATGAAAATGACTATCAAAAGGAAtaaagtaatatattttgacaAACTATAAGAATTGCATTTCGTGTTAATATAACTTATGGTAAATCCGATGAATTATTtactttttgtattttattgttatattcgGGGTAAATGCATTTAAGAACTCTTCTTATACTGTATCATAATTtcctattatataagaaGTGTTAATTGGAGTTTAAGATTATATTGATGCATTCTTACCACAATATACAGACATTTGGTTTATTTGATTGGTAACtgtatttattaaatgttattattttattccatggttatttgaatttaatttGTAATTCGTATCTGAAATGGTAAAATGGTTTGTATATGaatgtataaaattataataaaacgGGTTTTAATGCATTGTTTAcgttataatttaaaatatatgtcagtttatttttaatatcaaaTAAATTGTTACGATTATAATAGACAAtcaaaaatatggatatataatatatttaagttATATTCATATTAGTATTAATTATTTGGATTGTGTAAACGGTTTGAAAGTGAAAATTTAagggaaaaatataaataataaagataaaaattataagtaTATTGATTTTCGGATGgtgattgatatattttatgatatttgtATATTGATAGAGAATTAATTATTAAGAAGTTTTAAGTTTTATGATAGTAATAAAAGTACGAAAGAAAAAtttttaacaataaaaaagtGATCGAATTAGTATAAAGGGGAATAATACAGAAACTGTAATTGAATTATAGCATTGATTTCGtcacaaaattaaatacattGAATATATTTGAATACAAAAGGAATGAGAAATTACATACTAaatagtattttttaaaacgaaaaaaatggatatatatataataatgattatttaatttgaagttatttttatatattaaatattgtttgGTATTTGATAGGCTAAAGGGAGATGTGATGGTAGGATGAAATCTTCTAATATCGATATTTCCAAGTTTCTTAGAATATATAGTTGGGTTTCCATCTTCTGGAGAATAATCGTCTATACGAGTCTCTgaaagttttattaaaagttCTGAAGTTTGTATTGTATGATTTATTGGTACTAAAGCTTCACCAATGTCTTCACATGGTAAGTTTGTGAATTCCTCAAATCTTGGATTCGAAATATGATTGGTGAAAGTGagattatttttaatgcataaaaagaaagaaatgaatttatataatgGAAGTTGGAATATTTAATGATTATGAAGGGGTTTGACGAATAtggatatttatattatatgtaaattttttCGATATTTTCATACATTGTTTTTTGATGGACGGGATTGACCTTAATAGTAACATCTGTATCATGTTCGGTTGCAAATGCTACATTTTGCGTATATCCTGCGAGACTTAAAAGTGCAAAAGTAATCTtaatatattctttattcatttttggaTTTGATAagtaaaatgttttaaaaattgtaaaaacaGGTTATATAAGTAAATTTAAGATATAAGCAAAAGGATGTCCAaggaatttataaaaaataacatacaCAAATTATAGACCAACCCAAATATTATGATTTTAATTTTGATAACATGTTATATGttcattttatgaatatttttatttaactaAACTGCTTATTTTCATTCtacatttatgttttatttaatagtGTAATTTCCCAACGTGATGTTACACTGATAGGAAAATGAATCAACTATTAtcatatatgtttatatttatgttatatattattttttatatgaatggATGTGAACTTGTTTTTTAAAGCAAACAATGTTTtagttttttataatgtGTATAAAATACATTGGTGTTATATGCTTTGTATAAGAATGTAAAAAGTCATTACGTATAACATAACATTTGTATTGAATGACTCTCACAATTTCATTAATTTCATTACAATAAAAGTTATTAAGATCAAATATCACTTACAAATAAAGAATAAGTGATGATAGTATTTGGAATACAGAATCGTTTAAATATATGGGATATCCCCCCAAATTTTAGCATATAGATGATGTCTATGTTTGTAGACAAAAAAGAGCGATAACTATTAAATGAAAGAAATCTGACAAACAAAAGATCTTCATAAGCTATAACAGTTCTATTGgtattattcaaaaaattaatacatatagatgcattataatattaaaagacataaaaaaaaatatataaatattttaaaaacggaagaatatattttatgatggTAATTTAAAGCGATCATTATGTATGGAAATAAATcgttttattaacaaaaattcTCTAATATACGGtggtgaaaaatatatttaaatatatgtttatttatgaAATGACAAACAATCTAAAACTTTTccaataatacatttttgttAAATGGAACCATGTTCATTAttctaagaaaaaaaacataaatggatgattatataaaatgttaaaattttttgcaaattataaatatgcacatttattaaaaacaatatgtttttaaacaattgttgaaataaattattatttataaaaatttgtataCCGTTTACAGAGTCGACATGGGTGatatcaatatattttttttttttttcaacaatGTATCCATTTAAGTTaacaaacattttttttaattctccATTTCTAATATCATCTTCAGAATCAATTTCAGTTTGGAATAAATTTGCACTTTCTACTAT
This genomic window from Plasmodium yoelii strain 17X genome assembly, chromosome: 7 contains:
- a CDS encoding fam-a protein, producing MNKEYIKITFALLSLAGYTQNVAFATEHDTDVTIKVNPVHQKTIFEEFTNLPCEDIGEALVPINHTIQTSELLIKLSETRIDDYSPEDGNPTIYSKKLGNIDIRRFHPTITSPFSLSNTKQYLIYKNNFKLNNHYYIYIHFFRFKKYYLVCNFSFLLYSNIFNVFNFVTKSML